One window of Candidatus Rickettsiella isopodorum genomic DNA carries:
- a CDS encoding SDR family NAD(P)-dependent oxidoreductase, whose protein sequence is MDNVTDNLILNFECSDKIIFTPKWTAYSFSSDKKSVNKELIFIIPRDQFHLKDRLSTILPNAVIFLLANESSILDISQHIDKTEAVHVFFACQTSWHQGIDETAYRLFLALIQKLANKRVALHFDIVATSALYNPYRSHVVHPFDGIYIGFAQTMQKELLHWTIRVFNLDHFNQENLNRILYQTFEKSVTGPIHIVNNKYYISGLEAFTFQPNLAQKDFKEKGTYLIIGGNGGIGSALADYLIQRYHAHLILVGRSEPSPEQKVRYKDHSVIFETVDICSSPCVDKLFSRHSTINGIIHSALVLDDASILTMTESQLIKVIAPKVQGTFNLMNAIRFRQLDFVLFFSSIQSFIANSGQANYTAACVCKDAMAHLLNDAFLVNSKIINWGFWGSVGIVADDFYRNRMKELEIASIEVQEGMRIIESFLQSDVRQISVVKGSRAALQRLGIELSDEHLQSHFLLDTKSNHDNTSQFISSVVNKYNPTNADVIRNKNSIKALDNYTKYRLQQLVLPEQVIPRYKPLQAAISIMDSAYSPPITSVLASYPELKPHIALLEKCLAHLPRILTGEQDALSILFPGGSFELVEPIYRNNPVADYYNVQVAETVLNYIREKIKLSDKTIRILEVGAGTGSTSQIVIPTIADYKVSYYYTDLSAAFLNKAMRRFSNYNFINYEIYNVEEPYKESNYFDIIIATNVIHATRDIHKTITNLYHALRSKGILILNEITECQDFATLTFGLTEGWWLSHDPFRIPNSPLLTIKTWQEVLTSCCFDELATHGDNGQHIIVGYVDKKNIKTDHDIAYSLLSNVNKPLTNKHQTIDQHPIKTWLKELISTVMLLPTNEIEDDLPFNQYGIDSLIAIELITPMSKKFGYVPATLLFEYPTINLLADYLSQIKIESTSNEAKTSEALDKVQVTATNKMIDEGKHAFLKDDVAIIGISGQFPMARDCDTLWSLLKEGKCTFTDVPKERWHESLSDKCYTQVGAFLEDINAFDHAFFNITPIEAERMDPQERLFLQTVYHAIQDAGLSLESLSGKEVGCYVGVMNHGYSWFSLLDKTQGNPSSLFWSIANRASYVFNWNGPSFAVDSACSSSLTALHTAILGLKNSDCEIAVVGGVNLIVHPRQYEDLCQLHMLSPRGQCEPFAASSDGMVDGEGIVSIVIKRYQDAIAHQDKIYGVIRGSAVNAGGKANGYTAPNPDAQATMIQKALRRAKLEESDIGYIEAHGTGTVLGDSIEIRGLTKAFSKLKKQSIPIGSLKGNLGHLESAAGLAAVVKVLLQFKNKMLVPSIACANENPHLQLSDSPVYVNKSLTTWPETLPMRACVSSFGAGGANAHVIIEACDAINTIQEEESYYLFPLSAHSMKSLQTQINDLRQFVLTTQASIAQISYGYCNVRSQLKYRTGFIAKDKASLISNLNVSLQQLYNDRTRFETIDCNEVLNEFLHRQRSDLSLAKRLMNAYVAGNSIPFDKLFTNRMIATIPNYAFDTHRHWVDAKESGFNRHESIVSQHTILGQPMAPAAFSITKLLETSSANVLQSVTWKNIILDINKFELSITDSSFQLKDKRVATKIYCEGLLSKEILNDYRVNSHYDNQSRFMTNREIYQYFHEMGYDYGNYFQAIKWAYVSQDNIYSLIEVNQDWNYKLSPVIIDAGLQSAILSRKPSHDKNNTIMVPYYIEKIIIFRFPENEPIYCLCKPKKQMSDLSFIFDIELSDVYGRILIQLLGVTSVQTSINNFMNKLSDTTSMMEAQIYELN, encoded by the coding sequence ATGGACAATGTAACTGATAATTTAATACTGAACTTTGAGTGTTCAGATAAGATCATTTTCACGCCTAAATGGACCGCTTATTCTTTTTCTTCAGATAAGAAATCTGTCAATAAAGAATTAATTTTTATTATTCCTCGAGATCAGTTTCATCTAAAAGATCGGCTTTCCACAATATTACCTAATGCGGTTATTTTTTTATTAGCGAATGAATCATCGATTTTAGATATTTCACAGCATATCGACAAAACGGAAGCAGTTCATGTTTTCTTTGCTTGCCAAACCAGTTGGCACCAAGGGATCGATGAAACCGCTTATCGTTTGTTTCTTGCCTTGATACAAAAATTGGCTAATAAACGAGTCGCATTGCATTTTGATATTGTCGCAACTAGCGCACTTTATAATCCCTATAGGAGTCATGTGGTACATCCTTTTGATGGTATCTATATTGGCTTTGCTCAAACCATGCAAAAAGAGTTGCTACACTGGACCATTAGAGTATTTAATTTAGATCATTTTAATCAAGAAAACCTTAATAGAATTCTTTATCAAACGTTTGAAAAAAGTGTAACTGGACCTATTCATATCGTTAATAATAAATACTATATCAGTGGTTTAGAGGCATTTACATTCCAACCCAATTTAGCGCAAAAAGATTTTAAAGAAAAAGGGACCTACCTGATTATCGGTGGAAATGGGGGCATTGGTTCTGCGTTAGCAGATTATCTTATACAACGTTACCATGCCCATCTCATTTTAGTGGGTCGGTCTGAACCTAGTCCAGAGCAAAAGGTACGTTACAAAGATCATTCAGTTATTTTTGAAACAGTAGACATTTGCTCGTCACCTTGCGTAGATAAACTTTTTTCTCGACATTCTACTATTAATGGCATTATCCATTCTGCTTTAGTACTCGATGATGCTTCTATTTTGACAATGACAGAATCGCAATTAATTAAGGTTATTGCGCCTAAAGTGCAAGGTACTTTTAATTTGATGAATGCCATTCGTTTTCGACAACTTGATTTTGTTTTATTTTTTTCGTCGATCCAATCTTTTATCGCGAATTCAGGTCAGGCCAATTACACAGCGGCTTGTGTTTGCAAAGATGCCATGGCGCATTTATTAAATGATGCATTTTTAGTAAATAGTAAAATAATTAATTGGGGGTTTTGGGGAAGTGTAGGTATTGTTGCGGATGATTTTTATCGTAACCGTATGAAAGAACTTGAAATTGCTTCCATTGAAGTTCAAGAAGGAATGCGTATTATCGAAAGCTTTTTGCAAAGTGATGTTCGTCAAATCTCGGTTGTGAAGGGTTCGCGTGCCGCCTTACAGCGTTTAGGGATTGAATTGAGTGATGAACATCTTCAAAGCCATTTTCTGTTGGATACAAAATCAAACCATGATAATACGTCGCAATTTATCTCCTCAGTAGTAAATAAATATAATCCGACTAATGCGGATGTCATACGTAATAAAAACTCAATAAAAGCGCTGGATAATTATACTAAATACCGATTGCAACAATTGGTGTTACCCGAACAGGTTATTCCGCGCTATAAACCATTGCAAGCGGCTATTTCAATAATGGATTCAGCCTATTCGCCTCCTATAACATCCGTCTTAGCTTCCTATCCTGAACTGAAACCGCATATTGCACTGCTTGAAAAGTGTTTAGCTCATTTACCGCGAATACTCACAGGGGAGCAAGATGCTTTATCCATTCTATTTCCTGGCGGGAGCTTTGAGCTCGTAGAGCCTATTTATCGTAATAATCCGGTTGCGGATTATTATAATGTTCAAGTTGCGGAGACAGTGCTTAATTATATTCGTGAAAAAATAAAGTTAAGCGATAAAACGATCAGAATATTAGAAGTAGGTGCAGGCACAGGCAGTACGAGTCAAATCGTCATACCCACCATTGCTGACTATAAGGTCAGTTATTATTACACCGATCTATCAGCAGCCTTCTTAAATAAGGCGATGCGTCGCTTTTCTAATTATAATTTTATTAATTATGAAATTTATAATGTTGAAGAACCTTATAAAGAAAGTAACTATTTTGATATTATCATTGCGACAAACGTTATTCATGCGACTCGTGATATCCATAAGACCATCACTAATCTTTATCATGCCTTACGTAGTAAAGGTATTCTTATTTTAAATGAAATTACGGAATGTCAAGATTTTGCGACGCTAACTTTTGGTCTCACAGAAGGTTGGTGGTTAAGTCATGATCCCTTTCGAATCCCCAATAGTCCATTACTGACTATAAAGACATGGCAAGAAGTTTTAACTTCTTGTTGCTTTGATGAGCTTGCAACACACGGCGATAACGGACAGCATATTATTGTAGGTTATGTCGATAAAAAAAATATAAAAACAGATCATGATATCGCTTATTCACTCTTAAGCAACGTAAATAAACCGCTTACCAACAAACATCAAACTATCGATCAGCATCCAATTAAAACCTGGTTAAAAGAATTAATCTCTACGGTTATGTTGCTACCAACCAATGAAATTGAAGATGATTTGCCGTTTAATCAATATGGTATTGATTCGTTGATTGCCATTGAGCTGATTACACCGATGAGTAAAAAATTTGGTTATGTCCCAGCGACGTTATTATTCGAATACCCAACTATTAACCTATTAGCGGATTATTTATCCCAGATTAAAATTGAGTCAACGAGCAATGAAGCTAAAACCTCTGAAGCTTTGGATAAGGTACAAGTCACGGCTACAAACAAAATGATTGATGAGGGAAAGCATGCGTTTTTAAAGGACGATGTAGCCATAATAGGAATTTCTGGGCAATTTCCTATGGCGAGAGATTGTGACACTTTGTGGTCTTTACTGAAAGAAGGAAAATGCACTTTTACAGACGTACCGAAAGAACGCTGGCATGAATCGTTAAGTGATAAATGCTATACCCAAGTGGGTGCATTTCTTGAGGATATCAATGCGTTTGATCATGCATTTTTTAATATTACGCCCATTGAAGCAGAGCGTATGGATCCCCAAGAGCGGTTATTTTTACAAACCGTTTATCATGCCATTCAAGATGCCGGTTTATCACTAGAATCTTTATCTGGAAAAGAAGTCGGTTGTTATGTTGGTGTCATGAATCACGGGTATTCGTGGTTTTCATTGCTCGATAAAACACAAGGGAACCCTAGTTCATTGTTTTGGTCTATTGCCAATCGAGCCTCTTATGTATTTAACTGGAATGGTCCCAGTTTTGCAGTCGATAGCGCCTGTTCTTCATCGCTTACTGCATTGCATACCGCAATATTAGGTTTAAAAAATAGTGACTGTGAAATAGCTGTCGTGGGAGGAGTTAATTTAATTGTGCATCCGCGGCAATATGAAGATTTATGTCAGCTACATATGTTATCACCTCGTGGACAGTGTGAACCTTTTGCAGCAAGTAGTGATGGCATGGTGGATGGAGAAGGTATTGTTTCTATCGTTATCAAGCGGTATCAAGATGCGATAGCTCACCAAGATAAAATTTATGGCGTCATACGGGGTTCCGCTGTAAACGCGGGTGGCAAAGCAAATGGTTATACGGCTCCCAATCCAGATGCGCAAGCGACAATGATTCAAAAAGCGTTACGACGCGCTAAGCTTGAGGAAAGTGATATTGGCTATATCGAAGCGCATGGTACGGGGACAGTATTAGGTGATTCCATTGAAATTCGTGGTTTGACAAAAGCGTTTTCTAAGCTTAAAAAACAATCTATTCCGATAGGATCGCTGAAAGGTAATTTAGGTCATTTAGAATCAGCGGCAGGGTTGGCAGCGGTTGTTAAAGTATTACTTCAATTTAAAAATAAAATGCTTGTGCCGAGTATTGCGTGTGCTAACGAAAATCCTCATCTTCAATTAAGTGATAGTCCTGTTTATGTCAACAAATCGCTAACAACCTGGCCAGAAACCTTACCGATGCGAGCGTGTGTGAGTTCATTCGGTGCAGGCGGGGCTAATGCACATGTCATCATCGAAGCGTGCGATGCTATAAATACGATACAAGAAGAAGAATCTTATTATTTATTCCCACTCTCAGCGCATAGCATGAAGTCATTGCAAACACAAATTAATGATTTACGGCAATTTGTTTTAACGACTCAGGCGAGTATAGCTCAAATCAGTTACGGTTATTGTAATGTGCGCAGCCAACTGAAGTATCGTACAGGTTTCATAGCGAAGGACAAAGCCAGCTTAATTTCAAATTTAAATGTCAGTCTACAGCAACTCTATAATGATCGTACACGCTTTGAGACTATAGATTGTAATGAGGTGTTGAATGAATTTTTACATCGTCAGCGAAGCGATCTATCTTTAGCAAAGCGATTAATGAATGCTTATGTTGCTGGAAATTCTATTCCTTTTGATAAACTTTTTACCAATAGAATGATTGCAACTATTCCAAACTATGCTTTTGACACACATCGGCATTGGGTTGACGCTAAAGAATCGGGTTTTAATCGTCACGAAAGTATTGTTAGCCAGCATACTATTTTAGGCCAACCTATGGCCCCCGCTGCTTTTTCAATTACAAAATTGCTTGAAACTAGCAGTGCGAATGTTTTACAATCCGTCACATGGAAAAATATCATTTTAGATATAAATAAATTTGAATTATCGATAACTGATTCTAGTTTTCAATTGAAAGATAAACGAGTCGCTACGAAAATTTATTGTGAAGGCCTGTTAAGCAAAGAAATACTGAATGATTATAGAGTTAATAGTCACTATGACAATCAAAGCAGATTTATGACGAATCGAGAGATATATCAATACTTCCATGAAATGGGTTATGACTATGGAAATTACTTTCAAGCGATTAAATGGGCCTATGTGAGTCAAGATAATATTTATTCTTTAATTGAAGTCAATCAAGATTGGAACTACAAATTATCACCCGTTATTATTGATGCGGGGTTGCAAAGCGCGATTTTATCTAGGAAACCATCGCACGACAAAAATAATACGATCATGGTGCCTTATTATATTGAAAAGATCATTATTTTTCGCTTTCCTGAAAATGAACCTATTTATTGTCTCTGTAAACCTAAAAAACAGATGAGTGATCTCAGTTTTATCTTTGATATTGAGCTCAGTGATGTTTATGGACGGATTCTCATTCAATTGCTAGGAGTGACTTCTGTGCAGACGTCAATCAATAA